A window of Rosa rugosa chromosome 7, drRosRugo1.1, whole genome shotgun sequence genomic DNA:
TTATTGTAGTACATGTTTATTTGCCTTTAACATCAAGATATTCCTCTCCATATTGTTAGCATGGCACTGGTGCTAAGTCATAGATACTTGTGTTACAGTATTGAATGGTTTCTCTGTTTGCAGCATTGTGCAGGCATAAATTGTTTGACTGTATTGAAGGCATCAGCGTCTGGATCTGATCACCTATTTACTGGGAGCCGCGATGGAACACTAAAAAGATGGGCTGTGGCCGAAGATGCCGCTACCTGCTCAGCAACCTTTGAGTCTCATGTGGATTGGGTATTCATTTTCCTTCCAATATTTAAGTCTAGTATTTGACAGGACTTGCAATATGATCTAGATGCTAAAATGATGGTATTTCCCTAAAAAAATAATGACTTCTTATTTGGTCTTCAAATTTCATTGTATTTTCTTCTAGTCTCATTTCAAGGTGGACAGAGTCAATTTTTCAAGTGGAATTCGTAATTCAGTCCAATGAGCTAGTAAATGGTCGAACgcagaatgaaaaaaaagaagaaattgtaCTTTGTTTAGAATCTCGTAGACTGTTTTTGAGTGGCATTTTTATGTACTTTGTAGCTCCCCATAGGCAGTTTTTCCACTGAACATTTTAGGACTTCTTGACTGCATGCATAAGTTATGAACTTATACTTAAGAGAGAGTGCTTCtgttgtgcaggttaatgaTGCTGTTCTTGCAGGGGATAATACACTTGTTTCCTGTTCTTCAGATACCACCCTCAAGGTTTGTTAGCCTTGATGTTTGTTGTGACCTATACATTCTTTTTGAGCTGTTCCTGGTTCGTTATATAATTTAACTTATTTGTCATTGAATTGCACCAGACGTGGGATTGCTTGTCAGATGGAACTTGTACCAGAACTCTTCGTCAGCATTCTGACTATGTCACTTGTCTTGCTGCCGCAGAAAAAAATGTAATTTTCTTGTCAAATTTCTGATCAAGTAAATTAACTGCATGGAGAAAGGGTGTTGTCGGTTTATTCCTGCTGTATAATTAGTTTCTGTTCAATTTTGGTAGCATTCTCAAAGGCATCAAAAAACTATATAATAAGAAGTTCATTATTTGATCCTTCCATAGTTGTATCCGTAGAAGACCCTGTAATTGCTTATTGCACGTGTTTCTCAGAGCATAGATCACAACTTTCTACATTGCCCTTCAACTTCTTAAATTTAGAATTAGTTGTTGCAAGCGTTTTGCTGTTGTCTTCACCAACACCCCACAAACAAAGAAATAATGCATCTCAGCAGATCTGAAAATGATTCGAGTCATATTAAGAGAACTCTCATGCAGTTATATTGGTCTTTTGTCTTAGTGATGGATTTTTTGGGTATGCAGAAGATGATAATTGTTATTGTGCAGTCTTTGCGGTTATTTGGTTTGCCTTTGATAAAAGTGAACtacattaatttttgaagatAAAGAGGTGAGGAGGTAGATTGTCTTTGGAAGGGATGCATATATTTGGCACTTTTCAGGCTGAATTGGTGAATCAGTTTAGGGACAACCACGCTAGTTTGGTTAATCTTTATTTGGCCGGGAGTTATACTTCATTTGAAATGTTTCTACTCTGCATTACATAGACCAACATCCTGTCTGTCTTTGCTTGTATCCTTTCATTTTTAATACAATTAATTTCTTTCTATTGAATAAGAAAGTTTCTGATCCTTTTATAGTGTCATGCATTTTAGAGCAATATTGTTGCCTCTGGTGGACTTGGAGGGGAGGTATTCATTTGGGATCTCGAAGCAGCCCTTACTCCGGTCTCAAAGTCAGGTGATTCTGTGGAAGATGATTGTTCAAATGCCACCAATGGTTCTGGAAATGCACAACCGATTACAAGTTTACGTACTATCAGCTCTAGCAACAGCATTTCTATGCACACAACTCAGGCACATGGATATGTTCCAATCTCTGCCAAAGGCCATAAAGAATCAGTTTATGCACTGGCAATGCATGATAGTGGATCACTTCTTGTCTCTGGTGGAACAGAGAAGGTAATAGTTTGATGTTCATGCTTGGTTTCATGTTGACTTTGTTATGTTTCTCGTGGTCATACCCAAACAAGTCTTAAAATGGTCTGGTTTGGATAGAATAACTTTCATCTTCTAGTAAGTGGGTGAGGATAATACAATAGTGGTAATAACTTTAAGTCATATCCTGATTCCCTCTAGGTCGTGCGTGTTTGGGACCCAAGAAGTGGCTCGAAGACTATGAAACTAAGAGGGCATACAGATAATATCAGGGCTCTGCTTCTTGATTCTACTGGCAGGTTGGTTGGATTAGTTCTTCATAGGCTACGTTGATATAATGCTTTATATGATTTTTTATATTTGTACATGAATTTTATTTTAACTCTTCATAATCAAGCTTCGTTCTTAGATTGAATCCATTTAACTTGCGTATGACTCTATACTCTGTCTAATATTTTTCTAAATGTCTTCCATTGATACAGCAAAATACATTTTGCATATGAGTTAGACCATGATCTGAGATTAGAATGATTTATTCTTCCCATCTTATCTATTATATGTAGTGCTTCTATGCAATTTTGTTATGTTGTCAGTCCATTGACCAATTTCTCTTTGAACTTTCActtttgcaggttttgcttATCAGGATCTTCTGATTCAATGATTAGGTTGATAACTCACCTATCTCTTCTTTACAATGCAAACAATTAGCATTTAGATGCAAGATGAATTATTTATGTCATAAGTAGTTGGTAATTTGGTACTTTGTCCGTTATCTACCTAATTCTCTGTCTATTTTGTAGACTATGGGATCTTGGTCAGCAAAGATGCGTGCATTCTTATGCGGTGCACACAGATTCTGTTTGGGCACTTGCCAGTACGCCAACGTTTAGTCATGTATATAGTGGTGGGAGAGACCTTTCTGTGAGTACAGTTCCTCCTTACAACTTGACTTCCCCCAGACATCTTTCGTCTTTGGCTGTTTGGCTTTGTTGCTCATCGTTTAATGCTCAATTCTGTTTATATTTTCAGTTGTACTTGACAGACTTGACCACAAGAGAGAGTCTTTTGCTTTGCCAAGGAGAACACCCCATTCTGCAGTTGGCTCTAGATGATGATAGCATATGGGTTGCAACAACAGATTCTTCAGTTAATAGATGGCCTGCTGAGGGGCGCAATCCTCAGAAAATTATCCAAAGAGGTGGCGCTTTCTTGGCTGGAAATTTGTCATTCTCAAGAGCAAGGGTGTCCTTAGAAGGATCTACCCTAGTAAGTACAAATTAATTGTCTGTTTCATAAAAATATTGTTCTCAGGTCCTTGTGCATTGAACTTACTACAGCTTGGTCAATATTGTCCAGGTCCCTGTTTATAAAGAACCAGTCTTTGCAATTCCTGGAACTCCTGGAATAGTGCAACATGAAATATTAAATAATAGAAGGCATGTCTTGACAAAGGTAATGAGGATGATTTTCTCATGTGTTATTTTTGATGTGTTTGGTCAACTTGAGTCCTCAAGTTTTGTTTATATGCAATCTCATGAACCAATGTAACTTTGATAGGATACTGCTTCTTCGGTGAAGCTGTGGGAGATTACTAGAGGTGTTGTTATTGAGGATTACGGAaaggtaatatatatatatatatatatatatatatatatatttatttatttatttattctctcTCCCTAATTGGTCAATGCTTCATCTGGAAGGATTTCTGAGtgttttctttatatatatatgtgtgtgtgtgtattattaaAAGTTCATTTTTTAGGGACATCATAAGCATTTATCCTTTTAATGTGTATCATACAGGTCTCGTTTGAGGAGAAAAAGGAAGAGCTTTTTGAGACTGTATGCTTCCTATTCCACAGTGATTTCAGCTTAATAAATCTGATTGATTTTATACTAAATTACTGATGCTTACTGCTTTACTGCTTCAGGTAAGCATTCCTGCATGGTTCACTGTGGATACCAGGCTTGGAAGTTTATCTGTACATATGGATACCCCACAATGCTTTTCAGCAGAGATGTATTCGGCAGACCTTAATATTGTAGGAAAGCCTGAAGATGACAAGGTAGATATCATCTTGACCTCATCTTTACTTGTTTGTTCTTCCCTCTCTTTCAGTGGGTTCTGGAAATTGTCTTACTGTTCATGTTATATTTGGTAACTAAGAATGTACTGCAAAAGTGCTAGGAGGCGCAACCTTTACACTGCAAGTATACCTAAtagataaaaaatgaaaaataacggTGTTCTTTGTGTGATATCAAAAATTCTCTCAAATGGCTAGCCTTGAACACATAATAGTTTTCTTCTCTCCTTCAGAAGCTTTTATCTTGTACTATCACtttctgacaaaaaaaaataagagacCTCTCTCTGACTTTGTAGTTTCTAAATGAAAATACATTCCAATTCAACTCTGCCTGCTGAAACTGAAATTCTTGTGGCCAGACACTGCAGAAATAGAGATAAATAACAAATTTAGAATGATTGGTAGTACGTTTTTATTATAATTATGGATCAGTACTTctcatattaacaatatattaTTCTACTAGCAATTCCAAATCTAGAtacattatttgtttctttattgtttatttctttttagctttTAAAGAGACCTTTTCCCTACCTATTCCATAAAAGTGGTTGTACCAGAATTGAATTTATTTCTTGTCACACTGCAGGTTAATCTAGCGCGAGAAACGCTTAAAGGGCTCTTGGCTCATTGGTTGGGGAAAAGAAAGCAAAGATCGGGAACACAGGCATCGGTGAACGGGGATGTGTCATCCGGAAAGGAAATCACTCCTAGAAGTATTACCCACTCAAGAATGGAGGTGGATAGTAATGCCGAAAATGATTCAATGGTCTATCCTCCCTTTGAATTTTCTACAGTTTCCCCTCCTTCTATCATCACTGAGGGCTCTCAGGGAGGACCATGGAGAAAGAAGATCACTGACCTAGATGGAACTGAAGATGAGAAGGACTTTCCATGGTGGTGTCTGGATTGTGTGTTGAATAATCGCCTACCTCCTAGAGAAAATACCAAGTAACTTTCTTATTTTTAATGTATCTCCTTTGCTTTTGGCTGGAATTTTGATTTCTTGCTTGAGACTCTTTGCAGTAGACAGTGGTGCTGGTTTATATTAAAAAAGATATACTTCCCTGAAGAATGCTATAAAATTTGTGCATATTTCATACTTCTGTCATCATTTTCTTGAGAGATGCACCCTCTAGCCAACTGTTCCTACACAAACTGAGCTTAAAGCTATCATAACATCTAGTATAAAAGCCATTATATCCTGGTTCCTCTCTCTTAGGTTTCCTTGTCTCAAGTTCTTTGGCTTCTATTTCCacctttctttttcattaaatatttctttctttttgcaaTATAATGCTCAATCTTCATGTTGCCAATGAAGTTCTGGTATTCTTTGGCTCACAATAATTGGAACTCTGATGTACAGTTACCTAGTTTTGCATGATTATTCTTCTCGAAAATAAGTTCTTTGGTTATCTTTACAGGTGCAGTTTTTATCTACATCCATGTGAAGGTTCAACTGTTCAGATCCTCACACAAGGAAAACTAAGTGCACCTCGTATATTACGAATTCATAAGGTAAAGTTTTGGATTCATGGTATTTTGTGCTGCAACGATGAAAAATATTGTTCCGTTGCTTTTATGAAATTCATCAGGAGAACTTGATGTTATAGTAAATTGGTGAACGATACTTCTCTAGAGAAATATTGTTTGGTCAACTTAATCTATTCTTTACAAACAGGAACTATTAAGTTGGGTCGGTCATTTTCAAGTTTGCTCTTAACATCAGAaagcttttctttatttttctctttgatGTAGTCACCATTTGAATGAAGTTAATGTGTATCAGAAACATAACTTACATCATCGAATGGATGAAAGCTTTGGGGTTGTGTAttgtacacacacatatcttttcttctttttcataaAGTTTATTTTGTTAGACAGAATATGTGGTTGGGAAACGAAACTCACATTCCTTGCATGGATATTTTACATATGTGTATATCTTCTGTTTGTTTCCAGTAAAGTTACTATAAAAAATGTGTTGTGCAAATGCAACTCGTACTCATTGAACAGATGAATGCTTCAGGATTCTGTGTTGTGTGTTCACTCTCCCACATGTATGACATTGTGCCTAATTTATTTATAATATATCCTATGGCCAACTTGTCTTTGTAGTCTGTTTGTATGCgtgcgcgcgcacacacacacatttcGTTTTGTTAATTTGGGGTATTGTGCATGGTAAACTTTTTAAATACAGTATGGCTAATTTGGTTTTGTTATTTTGGTATATGCAGGTTGTTAACTATGTAGTTGAAAAGATGGTCCTGGACAAACCATTAGATAGTGCAAATCCTGATGCAACATTTGCTCCTGGTCTTGCTGGAGGGCCAGGACAACTCTCTGCCATTGGAGATGGATCTTTTCGGTCTGGATTGAAGCCATGGCAGAAGCTTAAACCTTCTATAGAGATATTGTGCAACAATCAGGCAAGTGGACAAACATTTTGGATGGCTTCAATAGATATACTTATTCTGTCCTACTCAGACCGTCCTGTTAAAACTTATTCTGTCCTACTCAGACCGTCCTGTTAAAAAGTCTAACTCATCTTTTTCTTTGTATGTGCAGGTCTTGTCGCCAGAAATGAGCTTAGCCACAGTGCGGGCTTATGTATGGAAGAAATCCGAGGACCTGGTTCTCAATTACAGGGTGGTTCAGGGCAGGTGATTCTGCACAATTTTGTGGAGGTGAGGTTTTTTCTTTCTATCCTTGGAACTTCATATGCTTTTTTCAGCCATCAGTCCAGCACTAATCTATTGTAGTCAAAACGGGTTGTCAATTATTtccactttctttttttttctttttttttaaacaatgaTTTCCACTCTTAATGCCTTCCATTGAAAATCATGAACTTGAGACCTGAAACTTTAAATTGGTTCTGTAGATGAAATAAAGCAGGCTTTTCCATCGCTCATTTTACTGCTGTTAAGCATGAAAATGTCCATTTGGACTGTAGTTATGTGTATGGCTGATTGTCTGAAAAAATTTGAGGGATGATAAATTTTATTATTCCACTTCAAAAATTTGATGAAGATGAGTGCATGACTGTCTTATTTCTTGAAAAAGAAATAATATCAACTTGTGTTACTAGTTAATATACTACTATGGTGTTCATCCCTAGAATACTGATACAGACTGCAGTTTATGCCCTTTTCACTAGCAAGGTGGGGCAGTACCTGAAGCTTTGTTGTTGATATTTTAAACTTGCAGGTCATAGTTTTATTTTGATAATGGGAAATATTGATTCTTCTGGTACGCTCATGGTAATCAGAACACTTGTAAAGTTTGATAGCCGATTGATTACCGTATGCATGCATCCTCCAACTTGCTGAGAAGGCTCTGGTTAGCATGTTCCTCATTGGGCAGGTGCTATTATGAATTTTGAACTTCATCGCTGACATGCAAGCTTTGCTGGACGTTGCAAATTAGTCAATTTGTTGTCGGGGCATATTGCAGTAGATAAGAGTATTTGACTATGGATGAGAAACAAACAGAGCCGAATTAGACATATGATGATGAAAGTCTTGTAGATTTGTATTGTCGGTTATGATACCTAGCCATAGAATGCTCTATTGTGAAGGGACGTTTTTATGGAAATTTAACTCATGGAATAAAACTGTTCCATTTCTGTCCCATATCGagatttcttttccttttaccTCGTGTACTGCTCCCGAATGTAGTTCTTATTTCTAGAGGACGCTACTGAAGTAAATCCCAATTTTGCCTTGCATTTGTACTTGTACCTTCAGGGCTGATAGTCCcgggttcttttttttttgtccaacAGTGGTTTGGTTTTTCTTACTGTATTTTCATATGTGCATTTTATGCAGTTCTATCAGTGTTTTTGGGGCACCTCATGGCTGTGTACATTTTCTGCATTACATGTTACAAACGTTTACAAATGGCCAACGAACACAACAAAAAAGTAACAAATGAAATGAGACATCGAAGACGATTCCATAGTAGTGACAGATTTATCAGGAATGCAAGCTTGGTGAGAAGAGGCTGATGTCGAAGAGAAAAGGCCAGACTTTAGTGGATTAGACAGAGGACTGCATCAATTTCTTTCCTAGAAGATTAGGGCTTAGAAATAGAGACAAGAGAATCATGTGTCTGGTTATGAACTTGGATGGTCCATCAAGCCACCAAGGGATGGTGAGTATGGTGGCGTGTTCCCTCTATTGTTCTCTTTTGGTTATGGATTGTGTGACTGCTCTGAGTCTTTCACTCCCGGGTGGTGGGCATTGTGACATGCCTCTTTCGATACGAGTCGTATGTGAAAACATCTTAGTGCTCCGGAGCATCGGAACTCTGAACATTCTGACTTTGAGAAGCATTACAGATCGTCCCTCTCGTATGATTTCTCCTTCACCCCCATTTTAACGTATTCGGCGCTTTTGTTTGATTGGTATACCTTGTACGTTTTTGAGCGGGAGAATTCCTACTATAAGACTGAAGCATTTGGGTCCCCAATAGTCACCCACTCATACTTTTGATTGGTTCTCTTTACTTCTTTAGTGCCGTATGGGACTCTGGAGTTGAGCCCAACTGATTATGAGACTTAACCTTTTCTTTAACCCATTTGTATTTCCCAGACACCAGAAAAGACGGTTATTTTTGGGTGCAGGCCTCCATTTAAATTGTTGTCTTCTTTAAACTGGGCGGTGTGGAATGTAGAAATAGTAAAATTACCATCATTTTCAAGTAATGTATTGTGAGATTGCATGACTCCCACATGTGGCCAATTGACAACCAGAGCGAAAAGCAATGGACAGGACGGAACTCTTTCTCTGCCACTCAGACCCACCTCAGGTAGAATCCAAATTCTTGGCTAGTATACTTCCATTTTTGCTCAGTTCATTTCTGTAGCATTATTGCACATTCTTTGTATCATTTTTTGCTGCCAATAATTAATTCTTACAGTAGATTAAAGCTCAGAGCCTCGGAACTTTGCTTGTGTTAGATATCCCAGTTTGGTTTTCTGGGTCTGCTTCTAGTTTCACTTTTGTGACTGTTTGTCTGTTTCTGTGTTGGGCTTTCCATATATATTCCACTTTTGGTTACCTTTCTTTGTCAGACTACACAAATTCCAGTTTGCTATCTGGGTTTGCTTCAAGTTTCACTATTGTGACCATTTCTGTGCCTAATGTGTGATTTTATCCGTAGAGGGTTTTAGGGGCCAACTGAATTTAGTACCTTCTCCTTCATTTCTGTTCAGAAGTGCTAGTTTTTGGAGTTCCAAAGTTTCTCACTTGGTGAATAAAGGGTCTAGAATCAATCTTCTGTAGTTGTTTGCAGAAGAAATGGCATCAGTTATAGGTTTTGGGGGACCTCACTTTTTTGCATTAAGTTCTGAGAATAAGCCTCGGTTTCGAGTGCAAGTTAGGAGTTTAGGTAATCAGGATGCATCAGTTTTGCCTTCAGACTCGGTTGTAGTGAATGGAGCTTCTGTAGTTGGGGAGAGGGAGGGAAGTAGGCCTTTGGTTGATCAAGGGAATGGGAGTTTGAGGCATAAGGTTAAGGAGAAACAGAGGATAGAAGATGGTGTTCTCGAAAGTTTGGAACCTTTGTGGGATGATGGGTATGGGACTGTGACTGTAAAGGATTATTTCGATGCAACTGAGGAGATGATTAAGCCTGATGGTGGTCCTCCTCGATGGTTTAGCCCCCTTGCGCGCAACCCTCCATTGAAGGATTCTCCAGTTCTTTTGTTTTTGCCTGGTAATTGATGCCGGATCAGTTACAATATGTCATTAATTTTGAAGCTactttagttttgtgtttttcattgAAGTGATATGCACAGATGGCCTTGAGGAAAAATGGATGTTATGTCTCTTATGGGAAGAAACTTTTGAGATGAGTTTGTTAATGAGTGAAATATATAGCAAAGAATGTTGTTTAATCATTTTGTTATTGATACATACAGGGTTAGATGGTACTGGTTGCGGACTCATT
This region includes:
- the LOC133720531 gene encoding uncharacterized protein LOC133720531 yields the protein MHRVGSAGNTSNSSRPRKEKRLTYVLNDADDKKHCAGINCLTVLKASASGSDHLFTGSRDGTLKRWAVAEDAATCSATFESHVDWVNDAVLAGDNTLVSCSSDTTLKTWDCLSDGTCTRTLRQHSDYVTCLAAAEKNSNIVASGGLGGEVFIWDLEAALTPVSKSGDSVEDDCSNATNGSGNAQPITSLRTISSSNSISMHTTQAHGYVPISAKGHKESVYALAMHDSGSLLVSGGTEKVVRVWDPRSGSKTMKLRGHTDNIRALLLDSTGRFCLSGSSDSMIRLWDLGQQRCVHSYAVHTDSVWALASTPTFSHVYSGGRDLSLYLTDLTTRESLLLCQGEHPILQLALDDDSIWVATTDSSVNRWPAEGRNPQKIIQRGGAFLAGNLSFSRARVSLEGSTLVPVYKEPVFAIPGTPGIVQHEILNNRRHVLTKDTASSVKLWEITRGVVIEDYGKVSFEEKKEELFETVSIPAWFTVDTRLGSLSVHMDTPQCFSAEMYSADLNIVGKPEDDKVNLARETLKGLLAHWLGKRKQRSGTQASVNGDVSSGKEITPRSITHSRMEVDSNAENDSMVYPPFEFSTVSPPSIITEGSQGGPWRKKITDLDGTEDEKDFPWWCLDCVLNNRLPPRENTKCSFYLHPCEGSTVQILTQGKLSAPRILRIHKVVNYVVEKMVLDKPLDSANPDATFAPGLAGGPGQLSAIGDGSFRSGLKPWQKLKPSIEILCNNQVLSPEMSLATVRAYVWKKSEDLVLNYRVVQGR